One Lactobacillus sp. CBA3606 DNA segment encodes these proteins:
- a CDS encoding FAD-dependent oxidoreductase: MKVIVIGCTHAGTAAVNQILASNPETDVTIYEKNDNVSFLSCGIALYLGGQVADPQGLFYSSPEKLAELGATVKMQHDVTAVDVTAHTVTVTDLASGTVATEHYDKLVVTTGSWPVIPPIDGIDNPNVYLCKNWGHAQKLWTDAKAAKRVIVIGGGYIGTELVEAYQHQGKEVTLIDGLPRILNKYLDQNYTNRIEKDFTDHGIKLALSQMVKGFSGTDEVTVTTDQGSYTADMAILCVGFRPNTGLFKDQLEMLPNGAIKTNDYMQTSDPDVYGAGDSVTVHYNPTHKDAYIPLATNAIRQGTLVGLNLFKPTRKYMGTQSTSGLMLFGKTIVASGMTLEHAQAEGIPAAAVTVEDNYRPEFMPTTTPVLMQLVYNPETRVILGAQFMSDYDVSQSANTISVMIQNNNTIDDLGFVDMFFQPTYDRPFNYLNILGQAAIAQVEKQVHA, from the coding sequence ATGAAAGTTATCGTTATTGGTTGTACCCATGCCGGCACCGCTGCGGTGAATCAAATCTTAGCCTCAAATCCAGAAACAGACGTGACTATTTATGAAAAAAATGATAACGTTTCCTTCTTATCTTGTGGGATTGCGCTCTACTTAGGCGGTCAAGTCGCCGATCCACAAGGCTTGTTCTACTCAAGTCCTGAAAAGCTTGCTGAACTTGGTGCCACCGTAAAAATGCAACATGATGTCACCGCCGTAGATGTCACAGCCCATACCGTCACCGTCACCGACTTAGCAAGCGGCACCGTCGCAACCGAACACTACGACAAATTAGTCGTTACGACTGGGTCTTGGCCAGTCATCCCGCCAATTGACGGCATTGATAATCCCAATGTTTACCTTTGTAAAAACTGGGGCCATGCTCAAAAGCTTTGGACCGATGCTAAAGCGGCCAAACGCGTTATCGTCATTGGTGGCGGCTACATTGGGACCGAACTGGTAGAGGCTTACCAACACCAAGGTAAGGAAGTTACTTTAATTGACGGCTTACCACGAATTTTAAATAAATATTTAGATCAAAATTATACGAATCGCATCGAAAAAGACTTTACTGATCACGGGATCAAGCTTGCGCTGAGCCAGATGGTTAAAGGCTTCAGTGGTACTGATGAAGTGACTGTTACAACGGATCAAGGTAGCTATACTGCTGATATGGCAATTCTCTGCGTTGGCTTCCGGCCGAACACTGGCTTATTCAAAGACCAACTTGAGATGTTACCAAATGGGGCCATTAAGACCAATGATTACATGCAAACTTCTGACCCTGATGTTTATGGTGCTGGTGATTCCGTAACCGTGCATTACAACCCGACCCACAAAGATGCTTATATTCCATTAGCAACTAATGCTATCCGCCAAGGGACACTAGTTGGGTTAAACCTCTTCAAGCCAACTAGAAAATACATGGGCACCCAATCAACTTCCGGCCTAATGTTATTTGGTAAGACCATCGTCGCTTCTGGGATGACATTAGAACATGCACAAGCTGAGGGTATTCCAGCCGCTGCCGTCACAGTCGAAGATAATTATCGACCAGAGTTCATGCCAACGACTACCCCTGTTTTAATGCAATTAGTTTACAATCCAGAAACTCGAGTAATCTTAGGTGCTCAATTTATGAGCGACTATGATGTGTCACAATCTGCGAATACTATTTCAGTCATGATTCAAAATAATAACACCATTGATGACTTAGGCTTCGTTGATATGTTCTTCCAACCAACTTACGACCGACCATTTAATTACTTGAACATCCTTGGTCAAGCAGCCATTGCACAAGTTGAAAAACAAGTTCACGCTTAA
- a CDS encoding GNAT family N-acetyltransferase, with protein sequence MTKFEKYHPLLTPHYTLDWLTKVRVKNVLTLYQQMSNAQTPPTILTTADQLNQTMREIFHDQKLVWGISTRPTDQFIGQAGFDPIDLTAKTAVLTVTVLTAHHQIAVLTEIYQRLIAFAWHELHLTHLTVIPAADDTMTRSLLSQLDFVPTTPAAQSYELKN encoded by the coding sequence ATGACAAAATTTGAAAAGTATCATCCATTATTAACCCCCCACTACACTTTGGATTGGTTAACCAAGGTTCGGGTTAAAAATGTCCTTACCCTTTACCAACAGATGAGCAACGCACAAACGCCGCCCACTATACTAACAACGGCCGATCAGTTAAATCAAACTATGCGCGAGATTTTTCATGATCAAAAATTAGTTTGGGGAATTAGCACCCGGCCAACCGATCAGTTCATCGGCCAAGCCGGCTTTGATCCAATTGACCTCACTGCCAAAACGGCCGTTCTAACCGTGACTGTTCTGACAGCTCACCACCAAATAGCGGTGCTAACTGAAATTTATCAACGATTAATCGCATTTGCCTGGCATGAGCTTCACCTCACCCACTTGACTGTGATACCAGCAGCGGATGACACGATGACGCGTAGCTTGTTAAGCCAGCTCGATTTCGTCCCCACAACCCCTGCCGCTCAAAGCTACGAATTAAAAAATTAA
- a CDS encoding heavy metal translocating P-type ATPase has translation MKFQQFLTKHTNQITLITGILIVLGMLSKYVLNFTLGYQLTLAIASIIAAVPIAVRAWSALINKVFSIELLVSIAVIGAFIIGEFNESAIVTFLFLFGSYLESRTLQKTRHAIKGLTEMAPTTATLVTETGTETVDVDDVETGDVVLIKTGSQVPVDGTVIDGNGYLNEASITGEARQINKQVDDQVFSGTLVENGYLKVRATQVGDDTTFAKIIDLVEEAQDTKSKAEKFIDRFSQYYTPAVLILAVIVFIFSRDFRLAITVLVLGCPGALVIGAPVSNVAGIGNGAKRGILIKGGEVIDTFAKVDTLVFDKTGTLTEGNTAVTSFKTYTAQTDTALSLAATIEGVSDHPLGQAIVTYAEKNATEMTAPTLTNTETVKGQGICAEVNHQQVVIGNQAMLTAHQIKLTATQTQALTTMQQAGQSTVIMAIDGIVNLMFGIADTIRPDVKASLAALKTQGIKHLVMLTGDNALTADAVARELNIDEVHANLLPAQKVTYVKKLQAAGNTVAFIGDGINDSPSIANADIGIAMGSGTDVAIDTSDVVLMQSSFPALVHAHGLAKKTVLNTRENIFIAIATVVFLLIGLIFGYIYMASGMFVHEASILVVIFNAMRLINFQTKSSQPTKVTHPTGKLSSTVKS, from the coding sequence ATGAAATTCCAACAATTTTTAACCAAGCATACCAATCAAATTACCCTTATAACCGGTATTTTAATCGTCTTGGGCATGCTGAGTAAATATGTACTCAACTTTACATTAGGCTATCAGCTCACACTAGCCATTGCATCCATTATTGCCGCCGTGCCCATTGCCGTCCGAGCTTGGAGTGCCTTAATCAACAAGGTCTTTAGTATCGAGCTATTAGTCAGTATCGCCGTCATTGGCGCCTTTATTATTGGTGAGTTCAACGAATCGGCCATTGTTACCTTCCTATTTCTATTTGGATCTTATTTAGAAAGTCGGACCCTTCAAAAAACACGTCACGCCATCAAAGGTCTGACCGAAATGGCGCCAACGACCGCCACGTTAGTCACTGAAACTGGCACCGAAACCGTTGACGTCGATGACGTTGAAACCGGCGACGTCGTCTTAATTAAGACCGGGAGTCAAGTCCCAGTTGATGGCACGGTGATTGACGGTAATGGCTACTTGAATGAAGCTTCCATTACTGGTGAAGCGCGCCAAATCAACAAACAAGTCGATGATCAAGTCTTTTCTGGGACCTTAGTTGAAAATGGCTATTTAAAAGTCCGGGCCACTCAAGTTGGTGACGACACGACTTTCGCTAAAATTATTGATTTAGTCGAAGAAGCCCAAGATACCAAATCCAAGGCTGAAAAATTCATTGACCGTTTTTCACAATATTATACGCCCGCTGTTTTAATTTTAGCCGTGATAGTCTTTATTTTCTCCCGTGATTTTCGCTTAGCAATTACCGTCCTTGTGCTCGGTTGCCCAGGTGCACTAGTCATCGGCGCACCAGTTTCCAACGTGGCCGGTATTGGCAACGGCGCCAAACGTGGTATTTTAATCAAGGGTGGCGAAGTAATCGACACCTTTGCAAAAGTTGATACCCTTGTTTTCGATAAAACAGGCACTTTAACTGAAGGAAATACCGCGGTAACTAGTTTTAAAACCTACACCGCTCAAACCGATACAGCACTAAGCTTAGCCGCCACGATTGAAGGCGTCTCCGATCATCCTTTGGGCCAAGCGATTGTCACCTATGCTGAAAAGAACGCTACCGAAATGACAGCCCCAACTTTGACCAATACTGAAACGGTTAAGGGTCAAGGTATCTGTGCCGAAGTCAATCATCAACAAGTCGTCATTGGCAATCAAGCCATGTTAACTGCCCATCAGATTAAGTTAACGGCGACACAAACGCAAGCCCTCACAACGATGCAACAAGCTGGGCAATCAACGGTCATCATGGCCATTGACGGTATCGTTAACTTGATGTTTGGAATTGCAGATACAATTCGCCCCGACGTCAAAGCTTCCTTAGCGGCTTTGAAGACGCAAGGTATCAAACACCTCGTGATGTTAACTGGCGATAACGCCTTAACCGCAGATGCCGTTGCCCGCGAACTCAATATTGATGAAGTCCATGCCAATTTATTACCGGCCCAAAAGGTCACCTATGTTAAAAAATTACAGGCCGCTGGCAATACTGTCGCCTTCATTGGTGATGGTATTAATGATAGTCCATCAATTGCCAACGCCGATATCGGCATTGCGATGGGTAGTGGCACCGATGTTGCAATTGATACATCCGACGTCGTCTTAATGCAGTCTAGTTTCCCCGCCTTAGTTCATGCTCACGGCCTCGCCAAAAAGACTGTCTTAAATACTCGCGAAAATATCTTTATCGCTATCGCAACCGTAGTCTTCCTACTAATTGGGTTAATCTTTGGTTACATCTACATGGCTAGTGGGATGTTCGTTCATGAAGCCAGCATCTTAGTCGTTATTTTCAATGCGATGCGCTTGATCAACTTTCAAACTAAATCCAGCCAGCCAACTAAAGTGACCCATCCAACCGGTAAACTCAGCTCGACTGTCAAAAGCTAG
- a CDS encoding ferritin-like domain-containing protein: MSDLTMTEKYAAELKQSELDHKLPTAGAMTNHILANLMVEYVKLNQIKWYVQGPDSLALRTEYDRLIVLNTQNFAALADLLLDEDQKPSSTTAELVKYTMLTEDGAFKYADAKTMVAATVKDFDTENLFTDRAIKLAVKEDRPALAAWLTAYRGSNNRQIRQLQAFLGHTARTGLDEEDEDDD, from the coding sequence ATGAGTGATTTAACGATGACTGAAAAATATGCTGCTGAACTAAAACAGAGTGAGCTTGACCATAAATTACCAACGGCCGGCGCCATGACGAATCATATCTTAGCTAATTTGATGGTTGAATACGTCAAATTAAATCAAATCAAATGGTACGTTCAGGGACCGGATTCATTAGCGTTGCGGACTGAATATGATCGGTTAATTGTATTGAATACGCAAAACTTTGCGGCGTTAGCCGACTTATTATTAGATGAAGATCAAAAACCATCATCAACCACAGCCGAATTGGTTAAATATACCATGTTGACAGAGGATGGGGCTTTCAAATATGCAGATGCCAAGACCATGGTTGCAGCAACCGTGAAAGATTTTGATACTGAGAATCTATTTACTGATCGTGCAATTAAGTTGGCAGTCAAGGAAGACCGACCAGCATTAGCGGCGTGGTTAACGGCCTATCGGGGCAGCAATAATCGCCAAATTCGCCAATTACAAGCTTTCTTAGGTCATACGGCTCGGACTGGGCTGGACGAAGAAGACGAGGATGACGATTAA
- a CDS encoding co-chaperone YbbN — protein sequence MIKEIHDQDFAKETDTGIAVVDFRADWCPPCRMMDPILKSLSEDPAYKDQVNFVSLNVDHDKEVASQFQVQGIPTFLIKKDGQVISQMVGARPKPDFEAELKKAVN from the coding sequence ATGATAAAAGAAATTCATGATCAAGATTTTGCTAAAGAAACCGATACTGGCATTGCCGTCGTCGACTTTCGAGCCGATTGGTGTCCACCTTGTCGGATGATGGACCCCATCTTAAAGTCCTTGTCTGAAGATCCAGCCTACAAAGATCAGGTTAACTTCGTTTCATTAAATGTTGATCACGATAAGGAAGTCGCTAGTCAGTTCCAAGTACAAGGGATTCCAACTTTCTTAATCAAAAAAGACGGCCAAGTCATTAGCCAGATGGTTGGCGCTCGACCGAAGCCTGATTTTGAAGCTGAATTAAAGAAAGCCGTCAATTAA
- a CDS encoding Crp/Fnr family transcriptional regulator → MPTHATHDCVQLVPIFKNLATDQLDTIESIVQHHHYQAGETLFNADDPLDTLMIVSGGQAKVYQLAANGREQLLYLLQTGDIDGEAALFENKNRTSYGEALVPTDVCSIRREDFQSLMQTYPSISLNVLNVFGKRLTQLERQTTSTATESVEARLANYLVETAASLKVKAFKLPLKKKDLATFLGTTPETISRKLTRFEETGLITQKPGKVIQLNDVDQLLLVD, encoded by the coding sequence ATGCCCACTCATGCCACGCACGACTGTGTGCAACTTGTCCCCATTTTCAAGAATCTAGCGACTGACCAATTAGATACGATCGAATCCATTGTGCAGCATCACCATTATCAAGCTGGCGAAACACTATTCAATGCGGATGATCCATTAGACACCTTAATGATTGTTTCTGGTGGTCAAGCTAAAGTTTATCAACTCGCTGCAAATGGCCGTGAACAATTACTCTATCTCCTACAAACTGGTGATATCGATGGCGAGGCTGCCTTGTTTGAAAACAAAAATCGGACTTCCTATGGCGAAGCACTAGTCCCGACTGATGTTTGCAGCATCCGCCGCGAAGACTTTCAAAGCTTGATGCAGACCTATCCTAGCATCAGCCTGAACGTTTTGAATGTTTTTGGAAAACGACTAACTCAACTAGAACGTCAAACGACCAGTACCGCTACTGAATCCGTTGAAGCACGGTTAGCTAATTATTTAGTAGAAACTGCAGCCTCACTTAAAGTCAAAGCGTTCAAGCTGCCATTAAAGAAGAAAGATTTAGCTACCTTCTTAGGCACGACTCCTGAGACCATCAGCCGAAAACTCACTCGTTTTGAAGAAACCGGCTTAATTACCCAAAAACCGGGTAAAGTCATTCAACTTAACGATGTCGATCAATTGTTATTGGTTGATTAG
- a CDS encoding M13 family metallopeptidase, with the protein MATISPAAVKQDLYDAVNGDWLKTAEIPADHASTGGFMDLVDAIEKTLMHDFDAMAAGDLATNDPQLTEFIKFYQLAKDFQQRDQAGAKPLLPYLKQIDSLSDFADLQQRMPDWIYDGLPLPFSLDVDADMKNTKVNALFAQAPGTILPDKTYYDEGNESGPKLLAVYSHMMTQLLQLTGADEAEAQQTVADALKFDRLIVPWVKSAEESADYSKMYNPRAFKDFANDSKYLDLAAITYSVIAGNPETVILPEPAYFDHLNEVVNPDNFDLMKNWMKTKLVQRLSGYLSDEIRTLGTTYSRTLSGQEQPRSQAKSAYYLATGAFDQVVGLYYGHKYFGEAAKADVHQMVTKMIGVYQRRLQANTWLSAATRDKAITKLNHLGIQVGYPDKLEAVYTKFKTHTAAEGGSVLSNVLNFGRIARQAMFAKWNQATDRTRWEMSADTVNAYYHPFMNIIVFPAAILQAPFYSLKQSASANYGGIGAVIAHEISHAFDNNGALFDEFGNLHNWWTEADTTHFKELAKAMITEFDGLEFAGAKVNGTLTVSENIADAGGLSCAEEAAKSEPEVDLTAFFTNWAMVWRMKATKQYMQLLLSIDVHAPAKLRANVQPKNLDDFYTTFDVQPSDPMYLAPADRVKIW; encoded by the coding sequence ATGGCAACAATCAGTCCAGCAGCAGTAAAACAAGACTTGTATGACGCCGTCAATGGCGACTGGCTCAAAACAGCCGAAATCCCCGCTGACCATGCGTCAACCGGTGGCTTCATGGATTTAGTCGATGCAATTGAAAAAACTTTAATGCATGATTTCGATGCAATGGCCGCCGGTGACTTGGCGACTAATGATCCTCAATTAACTGAGTTCATTAAATTTTATCAATTAGCTAAAGATTTCCAGCAACGTGACCAAGCTGGCGCTAAGCCGCTACTGCCTTATTTGAAACAGATCGACAGTTTGAGTGACTTCGCTGACTTACAACAGCGCATGCCCGATTGGATTTATGACGGTCTGCCATTGCCATTCAGTCTAGATGTTGACGCCGACATGAAGAACACTAAAGTCAACGCCCTCTTCGCTCAAGCTCCCGGCACGATTTTACCGGACAAGACTTATTACGATGAAGGTAACGAATCTGGACCAAAATTATTAGCCGTTTATAGCCACATGATGACCCAACTACTTCAATTGACCGGTGCTGATGAAGCCGAAGCACAACAAACTGTCGCCGATGCTTTGAAGTTTGACCGCTTGATTGTCCCTTGGGTTAAAAGCGCTGAAGAAAGTGCGGATTACAGTAAAATGTATAACCCGCGGGCTTTCAAAGACTTTGCTAACGATAGTAAATACTTGGACCTAGCTGCCATTACTTATTCGGTGATTGCCGGCAATCCAGAAACTGTTATTTTGCCAGAACCAGCTTACTTTGATCACCTTAACGAAGTCGTTAATCCAGACAACTTCGATTTAATGAAAAATTGGATGAAAACAAAATTAGTTCAACGACTTAGTGGCTACTTAAGCGACGAGATTCGCACTTTAGGCACCACTTATTCACGAACTTTATCCGGGCAAGAACAACCGCGTAGCCAGGCCAAAAGCGCTTATTATTTGGCTACCGGTGCTTTTGACCAAGTCGTTGGCCTCTACTATGGTCACAAATACTTTGGCGAAGCTGCCAAAGCTGATGTCCACCAAATGGTCACTAAAATGATTGGTGTCTATCAACGTCGGCTACAAGCCAACACTTGGCTCAGTGCCGCTACCCGCGACAAGGCCATCACTAAGCTTAACCATTTGGGCATCCAAGTGGGCTATCCAGATAAGCTGGAAGCTGTTTATACTAAGTTCAAGACGCATACTGCCGCTGAAGGTGGTAGCGTGTTGAGTAACGTCTTAAACTTCGGTCGCATTGCACGACAAGCTATGTTTGCTAAATGGAATCAAGCGACCGACCGAACCCGCTGGGAAATGAGTGCGGATACCGTTAACGCCTATTATCATCCATTCATGAACATCATTGTCTTCCCAGCTGCTATCTTACAGGCACCATTTTATAGTCTCAAGCAATCCGCTAGTGCCAACTATGGTGGTATCGGGGCCGTGATTGCACATGAAATTTCACATGCCTTTGATAATAACGGTGCGCTGTTTGATGAATTTGGAAACTTGCATAATTGGTGGACGGAAGCCGACACCACTCATTTCAAGGAATTGGCTAAAGCGATGATTACTGAATTCGATGGTCTTGAATTTGCTGGCGCTAAAGTCAACGGGACCTTGACCGTTTCGGAAAATATCGCTGATGCTGGTGGGTTAAGCTGTGCTGAAGAAGCGGCAAAGAGTGAACCTGAAGTTGATCTCACAGCCTTTTTCACCAACTGGGCCATGGTTTGGCGTATGAAAGCCACCAAACAATACATGCAATTACTGTTATCCATTGATGTGCATGCGCCAGCTAAACTACGCGCTAACGTGCAACCAAAGAATTTAGATGATTTTTACACCACTTTTGATGTTCAACCAAGCGATCCAATGTATTTGGCACCCGCTGATCGCGTCAAAATCTGGTAA
- a CDS encoding heavy-metal-associated domain-containing protein, with translation MTKATMQLGTLTCPSCLTKIEKALTNQAGVATVKVLFNASKVKATFDESVTNADELSQVVTGLGYEVENVKVK, from the coding sequence ATGACAAAAGCAACGATGCAATTAGGGACACTAACATGTCCATCATGTTTAACAAAAATTGAAAAGGCATTGACGAATCAAGCCGGTGTAGCAACGGTTAAGGTGTTATTTAATGCCAGTAAGGTTAAGGCGACCTTTGATGAAAGTGTGACCAACGCCGACGAGTTGAGCCAAGTTGTGACTGGCCTGGGTTATGAAGTTGAAAATGTAAAGGTTAAATAA
- a CDS encoding cell surface protein — protein MRQVRRLLLAGFIIWASLWASAARVQAVDGSAEAAATPLTTAPKGLNQLSQLFTLPATFTNGVKNSASIQKVTNAAAPNTEAIEINSAKKQLGGAWSSDANRFDINQDATLKMWVYLGTSTSKAGDGLAFVMQNDANGTGAASSYTKQTIIGETMGVWGVDDDKQRTDAAEIAATGIQNSWALEFDTYSNTSKSYSDAGSGTAFDVGIKGQHIAAGYPGSADQYTATKVTQLLWADRYLFTQNHIDAKPSLSLTDGAWHHLVLKWDASAKTMTYTFNDINPDGSDNATAITQTEAVDTTQFNSSDGLVRWGFVGTNGSNAGNSLVVFESLPNLLDATAAVKVTDNTKDKVVTAGSKVKAKDQVTYEYTLDYQAGAVDWDAIKADLKLPTGITFDTAEIKYANGEVQTVAAPAAGDSSVTYDLAQALSTSNPTAVITLKGQADDVKINTATTATAATFTSDKFETTTTAPDYTVTVDQDIQLYIPKQSYTIDKGSDLKITGLVFAEDSEQIKNSWITVNSSLNGEKLAPFKMSDDDESGVFSMVLKADQLHVGDNELKVHVVDEDENESNEVTIAIKVSSGALGFKTIAATSKFAAITVNGKAQTATRENDWQLVVSDERGKGSSWQLQASAGDFTNEDGQVLPSQIVYKNGDQATVINGAGTIIDQHESTSDSDEYDVMQNWTADTGLLIETNAAATPGSYSGKITWTLSNAPS, from the coding sequence ATGCGTCAAGTACGAAGACTATTATTGGCTGGATTTATCATCTGGGCTAGTTTATGGGCGAGTGCCGCGCGTGTTCAAGCCGTTGACGGGTCCGCTGAAGCAGCAGCCACCCCATTAACGACGGCTCCAAAAGGATTAAATCAATTAAGTCAGTTATTTACGTTACCAGCAACCTTTACGAATGGGGTTAAAAACAGTGCCAGTATTCAGAAAGTAACTAATGCGGCGGCCCCTAACACGGAAGCTATTGAGATTAATAGCGCGAAAAAACAACTTGGTGGTGCTTGGTCATCGGATGCCAATCGGTTTGACATTAACCAGGATGCGACTTTGAAAATGTGGGTCTATCTGGGGACTTCGACGAGCAAAGCAGGCGACGGACTCGCGTTTGTGATGCAAAATGATGCGAACGGAACGGGTGCCGCTTCAAGTTATACGAAACAAACCATTATCGGTGAAACGATGGGCGTTTGGGGCGTGGATGATGACAAACAACGAACGGATGCGGCCGAAATTGCGGCAACTGGGATTCAGAATAGTTGGGCGTTAGAATTTGATACGTACTCGAATACATCTAAATCTTATAGTGATGCGGGTAGCGGCACTGCTTTTGATGTTGGGATTAAAGGCCAACATATTGCCGCTGGTTATCCAGGCTCAGCTGATCAATATACGGCGACGAAGGTAACACAACTGCTGTGGGCGGATCGGTATCTATTTACCCAAAATCACATTGATGCCAAACCGAGCTTGTCATTGACCGATGGCGCATGGCACCACTTGGTTTTAAAATGGGATGCGAGTGCAAAAACGATGACGTACACCTTTAATGATATTAATCCCGATGGCTCCGATAATGCGACTGCCATCACGCAAACTGAAGCTGTGGATACAACGCAGTTTAATAGTAGTGATGGTTTGGTACGCTGGGGGTTTGTTGGGACTAATGGAAGCAACGCCGGGAATAGCTTGGTCGTATTTGAATCGCTACCAAACCTATTAGATGCGACTGCGGCAGTTAAAGTCACAGATAACACTAAGGATAAAGTTGTGACGGCTGGGTCTAAAGTTAAAGCCAAAGATCAAGTCACTTATGAGTATACGTTGGATTATCAAGCCGGTGCTGTTGATTGGGATGCGATTAAAGCTGATTTAAAATTACCGACTGGGATTACGTTTGATACCGCGGAAATTAAGTACGCTAACGGTGAGGTACAAACAGTAGCCGCACCGGCAGCTGGTGATAGTAGTGTCACGTATGACTTAGCGCAGGCATTATCGACGTCTAATCCAACCGCAGTGATTACTTTGAAAGGGCAAGCTGATGATGTAAAAATCAATACAGCTACGACGGCGACGGCTGCCACCTTTACGAGTGATAAATTTGAAACGACCACGACAGCACCCGATTATACGGTGACTGTGGATCAAGATATTCAGCTCTATATTCCGAAGCAATCTTATACGATTGATAAGGGTAGCGACTTAAAAATCACGGGCTTGGTGTTTGCAGAAGACTCTGAACAAATCAAAAATAGCTGGATAACAGTCAATTCGAGCTTGAATGGTGAAAAATTAGCGCCATTTAAAATGAGCGATGATGATGAGTCTGGGGTCTTCAGTATGGTGCTTAAGGCTGATCAACTGCACGTTGGCGACAATGAGCTAAAAGTGCACGTCGTGGATGAAGATGAAAACGAATCGAATGAAGTGACGATTGCGATTAAGGTTAGTAGCGGTGCGCTGGGCTTTAAGACGATTGCCGCAACGAGCAAGTTTGCCGCGATTACCGTTAATGGGAAGGCCCAGACCGCCACGCGTGAAAATGATTGGCAACTGGTCGTTTCTGATGAACGAGGGAAAGGGTCTAGTTGGCAGTTGCAAGCCAGTGCTGGTGACTTTACGAATGAAGATGGACAAGTCTTGCCTAGTCAAATTGTCTACAAAAATGGTGACCAAGCCACAGTAATTAATGGGGCGGGAACCATCATTGACCAACACGAAAGCACGAGTGATAGTGATGAATATGACGTTATGCAGAATTGGACTGCCGATACTGGTTTGTTGATTGAGACCAATGCTGCAGCAACGCCAGGGTCTTATTCAGGGAAAATCACATGGACGTTAAGTAATGCGCCTAGCTAA
- a CDS encoding metal-sensitive transcriptional regulator, giving the protein MATDATPYVTNKQITTRLKRSAGQLDGVLRMMAEERPCDDLLVQLSAVKSSIDKAMKLVIARNISDCLDDATAVDAERLAHSLDLLLKTK; this is encoded by the coding sequence ATGGCTACCGACGCAACGCCCTACGTAACCAACAAGCAAATCACAACCCGTTTAAAACGTTCGGCTGGGCAACTAGATGGTGTTTTGCGGATGATGGCTGAGGAACGTCCTTGTGACGACCTGTTAGTCCAATTATCCGCTGTGAAGTCCAGCATCGATAAGGCTATGAAACTAGTTATCGCCCGTAACATTAGTGATTGTCTTGATGACGCCACCGCTGTCGACGCTGAACGACTTGCCCATTCATTAGATTTATTACTCAAAACTAAATAG